A genomic segment from Leptolyngbya boryana PCC 6306 encodes:
- a CDS encoding cupin domain-containing protein has protein sequence MGITTQIEIIQLQSIKGGMAEFYTPQSSHETMLVNVPANTIDDLFVHRTQTDQLLVVRGSFILVVLQNRKYEYIPLSESYPQVVKIPPGVPHGAINLSDSPCVLVNAVLRHRPAIEQDYRPMRRPIPYDIDIAHQLQEFLRPSAA, from the coding sequence ATGGGTATCACAACGCAAATTGAGATCATTCAATTGCAATCGATTAAAGGCGGAATGGCAGAATTCTACACGCCGCAATCGAGTCATGAAACCATGTTGGTGAATGTCCCCGCCAATACGATCGATGACCTTTTCGTTCACCGGACTCAAACCGACCAATTGCTGGTAGTACGGGGAAGTTTTATCCTGGTTGTGTTACAAAATCGTAAGTATGAATACATTCCATTAAGTGAGTCTTACCCGCAAGTGGTCAAGATTCCGCCAGGAGTGCCACATGGAGCCATTAACTTGAGTGATTCGCCCTGTGTTTTAGTGAATGCTGTGCTGCGTCACCGACCCGCGATCGAGCAAGATTATCGTCCAATGCGCCGACCAATCCCCTACGATATAGATATTGCTCACCAACTCCAAGAATTTTTGCGTCCTAGTGCCGCATAA
- a CDS encoding serine protease, producing MARIGWIVGLFSGITLAFSQASITLAKAVLSPSEIRQTAQPLTVQILGFSPEGSQTGSGVIIAKQGNTYAVLTNRHVICNLDFAGQCDRNLRLQIRTANGQRYPVANTHTFEQLKGIPDVAVVLFQSPQNYPVATFGDSTQLAKRDLIWINGYPGSPQQSPGTEPVAFHKGFFTSQVNDPHSEGYSLMFTTIAAPGMSGSPIFDASGRVIAIFGQSGDMGVLAGIPSNFVSDLLQKSSKLNQMTLTVDRSALTGTRPQLSTPQTAEDYFLRGVSQIDQPQSALADLTKAIELNPKLMMPYRTRATIRARMGDQQGAMRDFETVLKLNPDRSDALSARAQMRIQWNDLTGAIADYTEALQHAPQTPSLLFNRGMTHSRLGNYQASVDDFTAGIVLQPKDAVAYRERGRSYLGLQQLPSALKDLDRSIALDPSSAVAYDLRCFIQMGMDRYQAALNDCNRAIEINPTYAIAYADRAFAWLGLNNPQNAIQDAKTASRLDPKLSESYTVQAMAYERIGDLQNAIVAYEAVMNLLRENGQINSRAYQGISATIAQLRSKVKSQESR from the coding sequence ATGGCTCGAATTGGTTGGATAGTCGGCTTGTTCTCCGGCATCACACTCGCATTTAGTCAAGCTTCGATTACACTTGCCAAAGCAGTTCTTTCTCCGTCTGAAATTCGCCAAACGGCTCAACCACTGACCGTTCAGATCTTAGGTTTTAGTCCAGAAGGAAGTCAGACGGGATCAGGTGTGATCATTGCGAAACAGGGCAATACTTATGCAGTGTTAACCAACCGCCATGTAATTTGCAATTTGGATTTCGCGGGACAATGCGATCGCAATTTAAGACTTCAGATTCGGACTGCCAATGGTCAGCGCTATCCAGTCGCAAATACTCATACATTTGAGCAGTTAAAAGGCATTCCTGACGTTGCAGTGGTTTTATTTCAATCTCCACAAAACTATCCAGTTGCAACATTCGGGGATTCAACCCAATTAGCTAAGCGGGATCTGATCTGGATTAATGGTTATCCAGGCAGTCCGCAGCAATCTCCTGGGACAGAGCCTGTTGCATTTCACAAAGGCTTTTTCACCTCTCAGGTGAATGATCCTCATAGTGAAGGTTACTCATTGATGTTTACAACGATCGCGGCTCCTGGAATGAGCGGTAGCCCGATCTTTGATGCAAGCGGGCGAGTGATTGCCATTTTTGGGCAATCCGGCGATATGGGCGTTTTAGCAGGCATTCCCTCGAATTTTGTCTCGGATTTATTGCAAAAATCGTCGAAGTTAAATCAGATGACACTGACTGTCGATCGCTCTGCTCTCACCGGAACTCGACCACAGTTGAGCACACCTCAAACGGCTGAAGATTACTTTTTGCGAGGAGTCAGTCAAATTGATCAACCCCAATCTGCACTCGCTGATTTGACAAAAGCAATTGAGCTAAATCCCAAGTTGATGATGCCGTATCGAACGAGAGCTACAATTCGAGCCAGAATGGGCGATCAACAAGGTGCAATGCGCGATTTTGAAACAGTACTGAAGCTCAATCCAGATCGCAGTGATGCGTTGTCTGCACGGGCACAAATGCGCATTCAATGGAATGATCTCACAGGCGCGATCGCAGATTACACCGAAGCCCTGCAACATGCTCCTCAGACCCCAAGTTTGCTCTTCAATCGAGGCATGACACACAGCCGACTGGGGAACTATCAAGCCTCAGTAGACGATTTTACAGCGGGAATTGTACTTCAGCCTAAAGATGCAGTTGCTTATCGAGAACGAGGACGTAGCTATCTCGGACTGCAACAATTACCGAGTGCATTGAAAGATCTCGATCGCTCGATTGCACTCGATCCTAGCTCAGCCGTTGCTTACGATCTGCGCTGCTTTATTCAAATGGGAATGGATCGTTATCAGGCAGCTTTGAATGATTGTAATCGCGCGATCGAGATCAATCCTACTTATGCGATCGCGTATGCTGATCGAGCATTTGCTTGGCTTGGCTTAAACAATCCTCAGAATGCGATTCAAGATGCGAAAACAGCGAGTCGGCTTGATCCGAAATTGAGCGAATCTTATACGGTGCAAGCGATGGCGTATGAGCGGATAGGAGATCTGCAAAATGCGATCGTTGCTTATGAGGCTGTGATGAACTTGTTGCGAGAGAATGGTCAGATCAATTCCAGAGCATATCAGGGAATTTCAGCGACGATCGCGCAACTAAGAAGCAAGGTAAAATCACAAGAATCTCGATAA
- a CDS encoding hydantoinase/oxoprolinase N-terminal domain-containing protein: protein MANQGWQFWIDRGGTFTDVVAQRPDGTIVVHKLLSENPECYQDAAIQGIRDVLGLTNDQPIPCDQIAVVKMGTTVATNALLERQGDRTVLLITQGFRDALRIGYQNRPNIFAQQIVRPEMLYERVIEVEERFSAQGEELCPVQITEELIRSLTAAYEDGIRACAIVLLHGYRYPQHEQQLAEIAQKIGFTQISVSHQVSPLMKLVSRGDTTVVDAYLSPILRRYVDQVSAALNNTDLMFMQSNGGLVNAQQFQGKDSILSGPAGGIVGAVKTSALAGFDKIIGFDMGGTSTDVSHFNGQYERTFETEVAGVRLRSPMMAIHTVAAGGGSILRFDGSRYRVGPESALSSSQSSAEYR from the coding sequence ATGGCAAATCAGGGCTGGCAGTTTTGGATTGATCGAGGTGGCACATTCACTGATGTTGTTGCTCAACGTCCAGATGGCACGATCGTCGTTCACAAATTGCTGTCTGAAAATCCTGAATGCTATCAAGATGCTGCAATTCAAGGCATTCGAGATGTGTTAGGACTGACGAATGATCAACCGATTCCTTGCGACCAAATCGCAGTTGTGAAAATGGGAACGACTGTAGCAACCAATGCTTTGTTAGAGCGTCAAGGCGATCGCACTGTATTACTGATTACTCAAGGCTTTCGAGATGCGCTGAGAATTGGCTATCAAAACCGCCCCAACATCTTTGCTCAACAGATCGTGCGACCAGAAATGCTGTATGAGCGAGTGATCGAAGTAGAGGAACGCTTTAGCGCTCAAGGCGAAGAACTTTGTCCGGTTCAGATTACGGAGGAACTTATTCGATCGCTTACTGCTGCTTATGAGGACGGAATTCGAGCTTGTGCGATCGTGTTACTTCACGGATATCGCTATCCTCAACATGAACAACAGCTCGCTGAGATAGCTCAAAAGATTGGATTTACTCAAATCTCTGTTTCGCATCAGGTGAGTCCACTCATGAAGCTTGTGAGTCGAGGCGATACAACCGTTGTTGATGCTTATCTTTCTCCAATTTTGCGCCGTTATGTCGATCAAGTTTCAGCCGCGCTCAACAACACTGATTTGATGTTTATGCAGTCTAATGGGGGCTTAGTCAATGCTCAGCAATTTCAAGGGAAAGATAGTATTTTATCGGGACCTGCGGGTGGAATTGTCGGAGCGGTAAAAACCAGTGCACTAGCGGGGTTTGATAAAATCATTGGCTTTGATATGGGCGGGACTTCTACAGATGTTTCGCATTTTAATGGACAGTATGAACGCACCTTTGAAACTGAAGTCGCCGGAGTGAGATTGCGATCGCCAATGATGGCAATTCACACGGTTGCAGCAGGAGGCGGATCCATCCTTCGCTTTGATGGATCTCGGTATCGAGTAGGTCCGGAATCAGCCTTATCCAGTTCGCAATCCTCAGCAGAATATCGCTGA
- a CDS encoding hydantoinase B/oxoprolinase family protein: MQAQIAASERGSQQLLQMVDRYRLETVQAYMQHIQDNAEEAVRQAITVLQDGDFTYEMDDGNQIQVSVKIKDHSAIVDFTGTSPQQLSNLNAPLAICKAVVLYVFRTLVQDDIPLNAGCLKPLEIIVPEGCLLNPQYPAAVVAGNVETSQAIANALYGALGVLAASQGTMNNFTFGNEQYQYYETICGGSGAGATFDGTDAVQTHMTNSRLTDPEVLEWRFPVLVDMFAIRAGSGGQGKHSGGNGVIRRIRFREAMTAAILSGHRRIQPFGLAGGQAGKTGRNWVERSNGTIVEVSGKAEVQMLPGDVFVIETPGGGGFGEG, translated from the coding sequence TTGCAAGCTCAGATTGCAGCGAGTGAGAGAGGATCACAGCAGCTTTTACAAATGGTTGATCGCTATAGGTTAGAAACGGTTCAAGCTTACATGCAGCATATTCAAGACAATGCTGAAGAAGCTGTACGTCAAGCAATTACAGTGCTGCAAGATGGCGATTTTACTTACGAAATGGATGATGGCAATCAAATCCAAGTCAGTGTCAAAATCAAAGACCACAGCGCGATCGTCGATTTTACTGGCACTTCTCCGCAGCAGTTATCGAACTTAAATGCACCGCTCGCGATTTGTAAAGCAGTTGTTCTCTATGTCTTTCGTACCTTAGTTCAAGATGATATCCCACTGAATGCAGGGTGTTTGAAGCCTTTAGAAATTATTGTGCCTGAAGGGTGCTTGCTGAATCCTCAATATCCGGCAGCAGTCGTGGCTGGCAATGTGGAAACATCACAAGCGATCGCGAATGCTCTCTATGGTGCATTAGGAGTTTTAGCAGCTTCTCAAGGCACCATGAACAATTTTACCTTTGGCAATGAGCAGTATCAGTACTATGAGACGATTTGTGGCGGGTCTGGAGCAGGCGCGACATTCGATGGGACAGATGCAGTTCAAACTCATATGACCAATTCGCGATTGACTGACCCTGAAGTGTTGGAATGGCGCTTTCCTGTCTTAGTCGATATGTTTGCAATCCGGGCAGGAAGTGGCGGTCAGGGGAAGCATTCAGGCGGAAATGGGGTGATTCGTCGGATTCGGTTTCGCGAGGCAATGACTGCTGCAATCTTGTCAGGGCATCGGCGCATTCAGCCGTTTGGATTAGCCGGAGGTCAAGCCGGAAAGACAGGACGAAATTGGGTCGAACGATCGAATGGAACGATCGTAGAAGTGTCGGGAAAAGCGGAAGTTCAGATGTTGCCGGGAGATGTGTTTGTAATTGAAACTCCGGGCGGGGGTGGGTTTGGGGAAGGCTAG
- a CDS encoding metallophosphoesterase family protein, with the protein MRLSRRQLLVLGGVGAAGLAVAGKSFSRQFEPMPQTVSEPPKPASQELMLRFVAVADSGAGDQNQFDSANAMANYHKKHPYSLVTLAGDNIYNSGEMERIGIAFEQPYAPLLKQNVRFQACLGNHDIRTANGDPQVQYKNFHMTGRYYTYREKDVQFFVLDTNGNADWKDQMAWLNAELGRSNAPWKIVYGHHPIYSSGHYGTDREMIRKFAPLFKKHQVQLYINGHEHHYERSTSIDGTTYLVTGIGGASLRPVGTSKTTEYSVSRFGFSAIEVYPDRLQIEGIGTDGLVFDRGIIARQAQVAV; encoded by the coding sequence ATGAGATTAAGTCGTCGTCAACTGCTGGTGTTAGGGGGAGTCGGTGCAGCCGGACTTGCCGTCGCCGGAAAGAGCTTTAGTCGGCAATTTGAGCCAATGCCACAAACGGTTTCTGAACCGCCTAAACCTGCAAGTCAAGAATTGATGCTGCGATTTGTTGCGGTCGCAGATTCAGGAGCAGGCGATCAAAATCAGTTTGATTCTGCGAATGCAATGGCAAACTATCACAAGAAGCATCCCTATTCACTCGTCACGCTCGCCGGAGATAATATTTACAACAGTGGCGAAATGGAGCGGATTGGCATTGCTTTCGAGCAGCCTTATGCACCTTTGTTGAAGCAAAATGTTCGCTTCCAAGCCTGCCTGGGCAATCATGACATCCGCACAGCAAACGGCGATCCACAAGTTCAATACAAGAACTTTCACATGACAGGACGGTACTACACCTACCGCGAAAAAGATGTGCAGTTCTTTGTGCTGGATACTAATGGCAATGCTGACTGGAAAGATCAAATGGCTTGGCTGAATGCTGAGCTAGGACGGAGTAATGCTCCGTGGAAAATTGTCTATGGACATCATCCGATCTATTCCTCCGGGCATTACGGAACCGATCGAGAGATGATCCGAAAATTTGCGCCATTGTTCAAAAAACATCAAGTGCAGCTTTATATCAATGGGCACGAGCATCACTATGAGCGATCGACATCCATTGATGGCACGACTTACTTAGTCACTGGTATTGGAGGCGCAAGTCTCCGTCCCGTCGGAACCTCAAAAACAACTGAATACTCCGTTTCTCGCTTTGGATTTAGTGCGATCGAAGTCTATCCGGATCGACTCCAAATCGAAGGCATCGGCACAGATGGGCTAGTGTTCGATCGCGGTATCATTGCTCGGCAAGCTCAGGTAGCAGTATGA
- a CDS encoding class I SAM-dependent methyltransferase, giving the protein MTDASTRTVQLATDFIGKGDPLGWFEELYATANGDPTTVPWARLTPHPLFVEWLNQHSLVGKTAIVIGCGLGDDAEELAKRGMEVTAFDISETAIAWCKKRFPDSSVNYQVADLFQLALGKFDFVLESYTIQAMPPELRAQAIPKIAELVAESGQLLVICLGREPEQPLATVPFPLTKIELSGFTQAGLHEVKFEDLNEPETVRRWRVQYQG; this is encoded by the coding sequence ATGACAGATGCATCTACTCGCACCGTTCAACTCGCAACTGACTTCATCGGCAAGGGCGACCCCTTGGGATGGTTTGAAGAACTCTATGCGACTGCAAACGGAGATCCCACCACAGTTCCTTGGGCAAGGTTAACCCCGCATCCACTGTTTGTGGAATGGTTAAATCAACACTCGCTTGTCGGAAAAACGGCGATCGTCATCGGTTGCGGATTAGGAGACGATGCCGAAGAACTCGCAAAACGAGGCATGGAAGTGACAGCTTTTGATATTTCGGAAACCGCGATCGCTTGGTGCAAAAAACGATTTCCCGACTCATCTGTGAACTATCAAGTCGCTGATTTATTCCAGCTTGCATTGGGCAAATTCGACTTTGTTCTAGAGTCTTACACGATTCAAGCGATGCCGCCAGAATTGCGCGCTCAAGCGATTCCCAAAATCGCCGAACTTGTTGCAGAATCGGGACAACTGCTTGTGATTTGTCTCGGCAGAGAACCGGAACAGCCGTTAGCGACCGTGCCATTTCCGCTGACTAAAATAGAGCTATCTGGTTTTACTCAAGCTGGACTGCATGAAGTCAAGTTTGAAGACCTGAACGAACCAGAAACGGTCAGACGTTGGCGAGTGCAGTATCAAGGTTAA
- a CDS encoding ABC transporter ATP-binding protein yields the protein MANMIWMEDITKTYRLGEVDVPVLKGIDLAIEEGEYVAIMGMSGSGKSTLMNIIGCLDRPSDGNYVLEGRNLTTLDNDELAFIRNQRIGFVFQQFNLLSRATALENVMLPMVYAGVARSQRKRRAEEALTRVGLAERLSNRPNQLSGGQQQRVAIARALVNRPALVLADEPTGALDTQTSAEVMALLTELNQQGITIVIVTHEPDIAAQTQRTIHVKDGLVVDG from the coding sequence ATGGCAAATATGATTTGGATGGAAGACATCACGAAGACCTATCGCTTAGGTGAAGTCGATGTTCCGGTTCTCAAAGGGATTGATCTGGCGATCGAAGAAGGCGAGTATGTTGCGATCATGGGCATGTCCGGATCGGGTAAGTCCACTTTGATGAATATCATCGGATGTCTGGATCGCCCATCTGATGGCAATTATGTTCTTGAAGGTCGGAATTTAACCACCTTAGATAATGATGAACTTGCCTTTATTCGCAATCAACGCATTGGGTTTGTCTTCCAGCAGTTCAATTTGCTCAGCCGGGCAACGGCTTTAGAAAATGTGATGTTGCCGATGGTCTATGCAGGCGTTGCCCGATCGCAAAGAAAACGCCGAGCCGAAGAAGCTCTCACACGAGTTGGACTCGCAGAACGTTTATCCAACCGTCCCAATCAACTGTCTGGAGGACAACAGCAACGAGTTGCGATCGCACGAGCTTTGGTCAATCGTCCGGCGCTCGTCCTCGCTGATGAGCCAACAGGTGCTTTAGATACGCAAACTTCAGCCGAAGTGATGGCATTGTTGACTGAACTCAATCAGCAAGGAATTACGATCGTGATTGTGACGCATGAACCTGATATTGCCGCACAAACTCAGCGGACGATTCATGTGAAAGATGGGTTGGTCGTTGATGGGTGA
- a CDS encoding glutathione binding-like protein yields MLDLYYWTTPNGHKITIFLEEVGLPYNLVPINIGKGDQFQPEFLKVSPNNRIPAIVDHEPADGGEPISLFESGAILLYLAEKTGKLIPSDLRGRADTLQWLFWQMGGLGPMAGQNHHFSQYAPEKISYAINRYVNETGRLYAVMNKQLSDREFLAGEYSIADIACYPWIVPYERQGQKLEDFPNLKRWFETIQSRPATVRAYEKAEAFKADQISPEQARELLFNQSAGTVKPAS; encoded by the coding sequence ATGCTCGATCTCTACTATTGGACAACACCCAATGGGCATAAAATTACAATCTTTCTAGAGGAAGTAGGGCTACCTTATAATCTTGTGCCGATCAATATTGGCAAGGGCGATCAGTTTCAACCTGAATTTCTCAAGGTTTCTCCAAACAATCGGATTCCGGCGATCGTAGATCATGAACCAGCAGACGGCGGTGAGCCGATTTCTCTGTTTGAATCGGGTGCGATCTTGCTCTACCTGGCTGAAAAGACAGGCAAATTGATTCCAAGTGATCTTCGAGGTCGGGCAGATACATTGCAGTGGTTGTTTTGGCAGATGGGAGGGTTAGGTCCGATGGCAGGACAGAATCACCATTTCAGCCAGTATGCGCCTGAGAAAATTTCGTACGCGATCAATCGCTACGTGAATGAAACGGGAAGGCTTTATGCGGTGATGAACAAACAGTTGAGCGATCGCGAATTTTTAGCAGGCGAATATTCGATCGCGGATATTGCTTGCTACCCGTGGATTGTGCCTTACGAGCGTCAGGGGCAAAAGCTCGAAGATTTTCCCAATTTGAAGCGCTGGTTTGAGACGATTCAATCTCGTCCAGCAACGGTACGAGCTTATGAGAAAGCAGAGGCGTTTAAGGCAGATCAGATTAGCCCAGAACAAGCACGAGAACTGTTGTTTAATCAATCGGCGGGGACAGTCAAGCCTGCAAGTTGA
- a CDS encoding lasso peptide biosynthesis B2 protein: protein MSPLSQDTFAPLSSQDDLELALLLCCARTHRDATTVAQIHQLVHQPIRWENLIPLAEWHSVLPLVYQTLNTVCPEKIPPEISKRLRQSFYAISLNNQLLIQTLLILLKQFEDAEIPVLAFKGPLLAISYYGDLNLRQFNDLDLLVARNDFERAQTLLREKNYQPYQVLGWQTAFAHSSSGVGIDLHRALTPPYFKFDLQFEELRSRLQSCSFDNQQIACLSPIDMLLILCVSFCRDRHEQKSRLIQLCDIAQLIQAYPNLDWHQVLNQSRRFGILHMVLVTLALGQQLLQIPLPKMMQTQIQHNSAIESLLHPLATNLLKTNLQPQLLQFDSETFCLDHTFYLALRERWSDKIPYFLNYAALPVDHLQRIQLPKAFDHLYLIRRTIGPKTNLFRLKVLLHRVKLFLRLSPQDSIRFICALALFPCIAIALQHWNIAQIQGVLTRLCRPLSPASPVQVARTVRLVEIAARQYSSRWANCLKRSLVLWYLLRCQGIASELRIGVRREQGEFQAHAWVECQGKILNDIPDVHQSFAAFDSTLMHKLSSD from the coding sequence ATGTCGCCCTTATCTCAAGACACTTTTGCCCCTTTGAGTTCTCAAGATGACCTTGAGCTAGCCTTACTCCTATGCTGTGCCAGAACTCATCGCGATGCTACAACAGTGGCTCAGATTCATCAACTAGTACACCAGCCGATTCGATGGGAAAACCTCATTCCCCTAGCCGAGTGGCACAGTGTCCTGCCGCTGGTCTATCAAACCTTAAACACAGTCTGTCCAGAAAAGATTCCTCCTGAAATTTCTAAGCGGCTCCGGCAGTCCTTCTATGCAATCTCACTCAACAATCAACTGTTGATACAAACGCTGCTTATCCTATTAAAACAATTTGAGGATGCAGAGATTCCCGTTCTCGCTTTCAAGGGTCCATTGTTGGCGATTTCGTACTACGGCGACTTGAATTTAAGGCAATTTAACGATCTCGATCTGCTTGTTGCTCGAAATGATTTTGAACGTGCTCAAACCTTATTGCGGGAAAAAAATTACCAGCCTTATCAAGTATTAGGGTGGCAAACGGCTTTCGCTCATTCATCAAGTGGAGTAGGAATTGATCTCCACCGTGCCCTAACTCCACCCTATTTCAAATTCGATTTGCAGTTTGAAGAACTGCGATCTCGCCTTCAATCTTGTTCGTTCGACAATCAGCAGATCGCCTGTCTCTCCCCGATTGATATGTTGCTCATCCTCTGTGTGAGCTTTTGCCGCGATCGCCATGAACAAAAATCTCGGCTCATTCAACTGTGCGATATCGCTCAACTGATTCAAGCTTATCCCAATCTCGACTGGCATCAGGTTCTCAACCAATCTCGTCGATTCGGCATCCTACATATGGTTCTAGTGACACTAGCACTTGGACAGCAGCTTTTGCAGATTCCCTTACCGAAAATGATGCAAACTCAGATTCAACACAATTCAGCGATCGAGTCGTTGCTGCATCCACTTGCAACCAATCTACTTAAAACCAATTTACAGCCTCAGCTTCTACAGTTTGATTCAGAAACATTCTGCTTGGATCACACTTTCTATTTGGCGCTCAGAGAACGCTGGTCGGATAAAATCCCTTACTTTCTGAATTATGCTGCGCTGCCCGTTGATCATCTGCAACGCATCCAGTTACCCAAAGCATTCGATCATCTATACTTAATTCGCCGAACAATTGGACCGAAGACTAATCTATTTCGGCTGAAAGTATTGCTACACAGAGTAAAGCTTTTCTTGCGCCTTTCTCCACAAGACAGCATTCGTTTCATCTGTGCCTTAGCATTGTTTCCTTGCATCGCGATCGCACTACAGCATTGGAATATTGCACAGATTCAAGGTGTTCTCACTCGCTTATGCCGACCGCTCTCTCCTGCATCACCAGTTCAAGTAGCGCGAACAGTCAGATTAGTCGAAATTGCAGCACGGCAATACAGTTCTCGCTGGGCAAATTGTCTGAAGCGATCGCTAGTGCTCTGGTATCTGCTGCGCTGTCAAGGAATTGCGAGTGAACTCAGAATTGGGGTGCGCCGAGAGCAAGGGGAATTTCAAGCCCATGCTTGGGTGGAATGTCAGGGCAAAATCCTGAATGATATCCCCGATGTGCACCAATCGTTTGCTGCCTTTGACTCGACACTTATGCATAAGCTCTCATCTGACTAA
- a CDS encoding PqqD family protein — protein MLKHPQITLTDSLLNQQKYQIADDVLYRQVDTEAILLSISGGAYYSLNETSIYIWDALKNQQPLASAVDRILDEYDVERTQVLTDLQQVLQDLSAYGLISPVNLE, from the coding sequence ATGCTTAAACATCCTCAAATCACCCTAACAGATTCACTTCTTAATCAGCAGAAATACCAGATTGCGGATGATGTACTCTATCGCCAAGTTGATACTGAAGCAATCCTGCTCAGCATTTCTGGTGGCGCTTACTATAGTTTGAATGAAACCAGTATTTACATCTGGGACGCGCTCAAAAATCAGCAGCCGCTCGCCTCTGCGGTAGACCGCATTCTGGATGAATACGACGTTGAGCGGACTCAAGTTCTCACGGATTTGCAACAAGTACTCCAAGACCTATCAGCTTATGGTCTGATTTCTCCCGTTAACCTAGAGTGA